TTTAGtgggtattttgttttgtaattatattttggCATCTTTGAGGAAAGTGGACAttcaaacatttacttttttaaagattgagtATAAAGTAATCATTTAATATTACCTGTCGATTTGCATCCAGTGCTCCAGACTGGAGAGCCCAGGCTGAGATGGTGTTAAATGCTTTTACTACGTGAGCACCTGGCACCAGCTGAGCAAGGTACTCGGCATTAGATTCTGGATACTGATTGATCTTGAGGTTATTGCTGATGTCGACCAATGTTTTCCCTTTGAGCACCTCAGTTAGTTCTGTGAGAAAACCATAATGCTCTCTGTGGACTGCTATGATTATGATGTCTGATTTCCGGGCCGCTTCTGAATAGCTCAAGACCTCTGCACCGTTGGGCAGCAGACTGGACTTCTGGGGGTTTCTACTTCCAAAAACAATAGAATAACCACACTGGAGCATTTTAAGTGCCAGTGATCTTCCAAAATCTCCAGTTCCAAAAATACATACAGTCTCTTGCTTTTCTGAAGAATTCATAGTAAAAGGAAATGCATCTGTAGAAGTTTTTTCCATAACTGAAATATAATAACAGAAATAGTCAACAAAATATGAATGCTCAACCTGGAAAAGTTAATGAGAATCATATCCAGGAAACAGTGATCATCTGAGGTTGCTCTCATCTTCTCATGAATTATCTCAAGCGTAATTCCCACATAATTTGGAAAGAGTAAAAATTTTCATGTATATGCTCACATGTGTCTCATTTAACAAAGTCATTAGTGAAA
The Panthera uncia isolate 11264 chromosome A2, Puncia_PCG_1.0, whole genome shotgun sequence genome window above contains:
- the STEAP4 gene encoding metalloreductase STEAP4 isoform X2; translated protein: MEKTSTDAFPFTMNSSEKQETVCIFGTGDFGRSLALKMLQCGYSIVFGSRNPQKSSLLPNGAEVLSYSEAARKSDIIIIAVHREHYGFLTELTEVLKGKTLVDISNNLKINQYPESNAEYLAQLVPGAHVVKAFNTISAWALQSGALDANRQATAKREDPFSTSTAWLSDSYVALGILGFFLFVLLGITSLPSVSNTVNWREFRFVQSKLGYLTLILCTAHTMVYGGKRFLSPSSLIWYLPSAYVIALIIPCIVLVIKFVLVLPCIDKTLTRIRQGWERNAKPTLNGERYLKQSSVHLDSEL